A stretch of DNA from Serinibacter arcticus:
TTCCTTCCGGGAACGGTGCGGCTGCGGGGGTGGGTCGGGAAGCGACCGGGCCGCCCCTCGCCGTCAGGCGCGCGGGAGCCCGGGCCGGGTAAATCGGCGCGGGGAACGCAGCGTCACGGACACGGTGCCAGTCTGCCAGACCGCGAGGCGCGGGACGCGGCGGTCCGGTCGGGCGCTCTGTCGGGCCGGGTCAGGAGCCGGTGGGCGCCGCCCCCGCGTGCGCCCGGGAGGAGGCGTAGAGGCAGACGGTCGCGGCCATCGCGACGTTGAGGCTCTCCGCCCGCCCGCGCAGCGGGACGCTCACGACGGCGTCGGCCAGGTCCCGCGCGCGTCCCGAGAGTCCCTGCGCCTCGGTCCCGAAGATCCAGGCGGTGGGGCGCTCCAGCAGCGGCGAGGTCTCGACGTCGTGCTCTCCCCCGCCGTCGGCCGCGAGGATCGTCAGGCCGGCGGACCGCAGCGTCGCGACGGCGTCCCCGAGCTCGACGCCGGTGACGACCGGCAGGTGGAAGAGCGAGCCGGCGCTGGAGCGGACGACCTTGGGCGAGCGGAGCTCGACGCTGCCGGCGGTCAGCACGACGACGTCGGCGCCGGCGGCGTCGGCCGCGCGGATGATCGTGCCGAGGTTCCCGGGGTCCCTGACCTCCTCGCAGACCGCGACGAGCCGGGCGCTCGCCAGCGTGCGTGCGAGGTCGTCCGGGCCGAGCACCGTCGGCCGCGCCACCGCGAGCACGCCCTGCGCGTCACCCGACAGACGCTCCATCACCTCGGGGGTCGTGCTGTGCAGGTGAAGACCGTGGCCGAGGGCGACCTCGACGATCTCGGGCCAGCGCTGGGCCGCCGCGTCGGTGAGGTAGACGTCCTTCACGTCGTGCCACGAGTGGCCGACGATCTCGCGCACGGCCTGCGGCCCCTCGACGACGAACTCCCCCGCTCGTTCGCGCCCCTGCCGGGTCGTGAGCCGACGGAGCGAGGCGACCTTGTCCGAGGCGGGGTTGGCGAGGGCGGCGGAGTAGGGCATCGGGCCAGTCTTCCAGCCCGCCGGGAGCGCCGGCGCCAGGAACGACGACGCGGCCCGTCCCCGGAGGGACGGGCCGCGTCACGGTGCTGCAGGAGCCGTGGCTCAAGCGGCAGATGAGGCCTTCGGCGCGTTCACGTCAGCCGGCAGTGCCGCCTTGGCGAGGGCGACCAGCGCGGCGAAGGCCGCCGGGTCGCTCACGGCCAGCTCGGCGAGCATGCGGCGGTCCACCTCGATCTCGGCGAGGCCGAGACCCTGGATGAAGCGGTTGTACGTCATGTCGTTGGAGCGGGCCGCAGCGTTGATGCGCTGGATCCACAGGCGACGGAAGTCACCCTTCCGGGCGCGACGGTCACGGTAGGCGTAACCGAGCGAGTGGGTGACCTGCTCCTTGGCCTTGCGGTACAGGCGCGAACGCTGACCGCGGTAGCCGGAGGCGCGCTCGAGAACAACCCGGCGCTTCTTGTGGGCGTTGACCGCCCGCTTCACGCGTGCCACGTGAGTCTCCTTCTAGTTGGAACGGCTCAGCGGCCGAGCAGCTTCTTGATCTTGGGGAGGTCGGCGGGGGACACCGAGGTGTCCGAGTTGAGCCGACGGCGGCGGGTGGAGGTCTTGTGCTCCATCAGGTGACGAGCACCCGTGCGCTCGCGCATGATCTTCCCGCTTCCGGTCACGCGGAAACGCTTCTTCGCACCGGAGTGAGTCTTGTTCTTCGGCATCTCGCCATCCTCGGTTGGTCCGCTTGCGCGGTACGTGCTGTTGTGCAGATCGTGTCGGACGGGGCGGACCCCGACCGGATGGTGCTCAGGCCCCGGGCTTGGGACCGGGCCTCGGAGCAGCGCCCGGCTTGGGAGCGGCCGCACGCGGCTTCGGAGCAGCGGCAGGCTTCGCAGCCGCCGTCGGCTTGGGCGCCGCAGCCGCGGGCTTCGGAGCCGCCGCCGCGGGCTTCGGAGCCGCAGCAGGCTTCGGAGCAGCAGCGGCAGGCTTGGCCGCCGCAGGCTTCGGAGCCGCCGCGGGCTTCGAGGCCGTCGCCGGCTTCGGAGCCGCGGGCTGCTCGACCGGGGCGGACGTCTCGACCGGGGCCGGCGTCTCAGCCGGGGCCTCGACCTGCTCGGGCTCGGCGACCGCGACCGACGCGGACTCGACCGGAGCCGACTCCACCGCTGCGACCTCGGCCTCGACGACCTCGGGCTCGGCCTGGACCGGAGCGGACGGGGCCTCGACCTGCTCGGTCGGGGCGGCCTCGGCGCGCTTGGGGGCCTCGGAACGCGAACGCTCGCGACGGACCTCGTCGCGCGCCTCCGCCTTCTTCTTGGTCGGGCCGATGACCATGGTCATGTTCCGACCGTCGAGACGCGGCGTGGACTCGACGACACCGAGCTCGGAGACGTCGTCCGCGAGACGCTGCAGCAGGCGCATTCCCATCTCCGGGCGCGACTGCTCGCGACCGCGGAACATGATCATGACCTTGACCTTGTCGCCGGCCGCCAGGAAGCGCTCGACGTGGCCCTTCTTCGTGCCGTAGTCGTGCGGGTCGATCTTGAGCCGGAAACGGATCTCCTTCAGCACGGTGTTGGCCTGGTTGCGGCGCGCGTCGCGCGCCTTCATGGCCGCCTCGTACTTGAACTTCCCGTAGTCCATGAGCTTGCAGACCGGAGGGCGCGCGTCGGGCGCGACCTCGACGAGGTCGAGGTCGGCCTCCTCGGCCAGGCGAAGCGCGTCCTCGACGCGAACGATGCCGACCTGCTCACCGTTCGGGCCGACCAGACGCACCTCGGGCACGCGGATCCGCTCGTTGATGCGGGGCTCGCTGATGTGGTGCTCCTTGGTGTCGTGTCGGTTCGACCTCCACGCACGGGAAAGGCCCCCGTACGCATGTGCGGACGGAGGCCTCGTAGGTCGGGCGTGCTCGCACACCCACAGGTTCGTGGACGAGCCACGAACCAGACCTTGACCTGCCCCGGACGACGGGACGAGGTGGGACGATTTCTCCGCTTGCACCCCGGTCCCGCCGTTGCGAGCAGCTGCCGGATGGCATGCACGCGTGCGTGACCGGTTGGTCGACATGAAACACTACCAGACATGAGCGCCCAGGACGTCCCCCCGACCACGACCACCACCGGCCCCTCGGCGGTGACCGACGCTCCGGCCGAGGACCCCACGCGCGACATCGCGGACGTGCCCGCGGTGGAGATCATCGGGGCCGCCGCCGTGCACCTCATGAGTGCCGCCGCCGTGAAGTGCGGTCTCGCGCCCGACGCGGACGGTGTGCGCGGCGAGGACCTCAAGGACCTGGACGAGGCCCGCAAGCTCATCACCGCGCTCGCCGGGCTCGTCACGGCCGGTGCCCCCGAGATCGGCGACCGCCACGCACGTCCGCTCCGCGACGGTCTGCGCACCCTCCAGCTCGCCTTCCGTGAGGCCTCGACGTTCCCCGACGCCCCGGGCGAGGGCCCGGGCGAGAAGTGGACCGGCGCCGTCCGCTGACGCCCGCCGTCGGTCCCGCCGTCAGGACCGACGGATCGGCAACCAGTCGATGACGTCGCGGATGCGCGCGTCCCAGTAGCCCCACTCGTGCGCGCCGGGCCCGAACGACGTCGTGACCTCGACGCCGCTCTCCCCCGCCGCGGCGAGGAACGAGTGCTGCATCGGCCACAGGTCGTCCTCGCTCCCGCACGCGACCATCAGCGCCGGCAGCGACGCCGGGTCGGCGCGACGCACCAGGGCGAGGAGGTCGGCGTCGCCACCGGTGATGTCGTCCTCGCCGAACGCGAGGTCGTAGAAGTCCTGCCTCTCGTGCCGCACGAGCGGGTGCGCCATGTCGAGCGCCCCCGAGAGCGAGGCCGCCGCCGCGAACCGCTCGGGCTGGGCGAGTCCGAGGCGCATCGCACCGTAGCCGCCCATGGACAGGCCCGCCACGAACGTGTCCTCGCGACGGTCGGAGAGTCGGAACAGCTGGTGCAGCACCGCCGGCAACTCCTGGGAGACGTAGGTCCAGTACCGCTCGCCGTGCGCCATGTCCTGGTAGAAGCTGCGCTCGACGCGTGGCATCACGACGGCGATCCCCGCGTCGTCCGCGTACCGCTCGATCGAGGTGCGTCGGGTCCACGCCGTCTCGTCGTCCGACAGTCCGTGGAGCAGGTACAGCACCGGCGGGTCCCCCACGGGCGCGTTCCCGCTCATGCCGATCTGGGTGCTCGTGCGCTGCGGGAGGATCACGGCGACGGAGGTGCTCATGCCGAGCGACTCGGAGAACAGGGACGTGTGCGCGTAGGCCATGGCCCCCAGTCTCGCCCAGGTGTTGGCGCCGTGCGGGGAGCGGCGGGTCAGCCCACGAAGATGCAGAACGGGTGACCGGCCGGGTCCGTGTAGACGTACAGCGGCTCGTCGGGGTCGTCGGTCCGGTCGACGAGGAGCTCGGCGCCCAGCGCGAGGGCTCGCTCGTGCTGGCGGTCGAGGGCGGCGCGGTCCGGCACGGTGAGGTCGAGGTGGACCTGCTGCGGGATCTCCTGGCTGGGCCAGGTGGACCGGGGCAGCGGCGTCGCCTCCTGGAAGGCCAGCCGCGTGTGTCCGCCGGGGTCCACGAGCACGAGCCAGTCGGCGGTGTCCTCCCCCGTCGTCGGCGGTTCGTCGCCGTCGCGGTAGGTCAGCCCGAGGAGCTCGCGGTAGAACTCGGCGAGGCCGCGGACGTCGCCGGCGTCGAGCACGGTGTGGAGCAGGCGGGGTGGTCGGTCACGGTGAGCCTCCGGTGCGCGACGGTGCGGTTGCCTCCACGCTAGCCCCGCGGTCGCCGGAGACCGCGCCCGGGGGTCACCGGCGCCGCGCGAGCGCGCCCTTGTGGTCGCACGCGCTGCGCGAGCGCGTCCTCGTGGTCGCACGCCCTGCGCGAGCGCGTCCTCGTGGCCGCTGCGGACGCCGGATCGCGACCACAAGGGCGCGGTCGCGCGGGCAGGACGACCAGAAGGACGCGGTCGGCGTGGGTCTGACGCCCCGTACGTGCTGACTCGCACTGCGTGGTGGCCAGGGGGCGCTCAGGCGGTGGTCAGCGCCAGCTCGAGCGAGTCGACCCGTTCCGCGACGACGACGCTCTCCCCCAGCGCGGCCGCCGCCTGCTGCGCGACGACCTGGATCTGCTCGCGCGTCAGGCCGCCGACGACCGCGAGCTCCACCTTCACCTCGGCCCGGCTGCCGGCCACGACCCCGACGCGACGCACGCCGTCGATCGCCCCCACGACCTGACGCACCGCCTCCACGACGGACGGATCCCGCAGCGCGGGCACCCACTCCTCGCCGCGCGCCAGCGCCCAGACCGCAGGCCGGGGGACGACGACGGGATCGGGCGATCCGGCGTCGAGCACGAGCACCCCGCCTGCCTCGTCGACGGCCGCCATCGCGGTCCGGGTGCCGAGGTGCGGCACCGGGCGGGCGTCGCGGCGCCACGCCGCGAGCGTGGCCACGCTCGAGAAGACCGGCAGCGCCTCGCGTCCGTCGGGCGTGCGGACGGTGACCAGCGATGCGGAGGCGTGGCGCTCGCCGTCGCCGTCCCCGTCGTGGCACGAGTCCCCCGCGTGGCTCCCCGCCTCGACGGCCTCGACGGCCTCGACCGCAGCGACGGCGGCAGCCGCCACGCCGTCGAGCCCGTCCTCGGACCTCGGCCGCTCACGATGGCCGGTGAGCCGCTCGCGGACGTCGGCGTCGTGCGGCGTCTCCTCGTGCGCGACGACGGGCACCAGCAGGCGAACCTCGGCCAGCGCCCGCACGACGGCCTCGAGCCGCTCGGGCCCCGTCAGCGCCAGCGCGGCGGCCAGCACCGGCGGGCACGTGCCGTCGTCGCCGGCGAACGGCGACGCCGGGGGCAGCTCGCGCGGTGCCCGCTGCTCCCCCGTCCGCGGCAGGAAGT
This window harbors:
- the rplT gene encoding 50S ribosomal protein L20 codes for the protein MARVKRAVNAHKKRRVVLERASGYRGQRSRLYRKAKEQVTHSLGYAYRDRRARKGDFRRLWIQRINAAARSNDMTYNRFIQGLGLAEIEVDRRMLAELAVSDPAAFAALVALAKAALPADVNAPKASSAA
- a CDS encoding alpha/beta hydrolase, translating into MAYAHTSLFSESLGMSTSVAVILPQRTSTQIGMSGNAPVGDPPVLYLLHGLSDDETAWTRRTSIERYADDAGIAVVMPRVERSFYQDMAHGERYWTYVSQELPAVLHQLFRLSDRREDTFVAGLSMGGYGAMRLGLAQPERFAAAASLSGALDMAHPLVRHERQDFYDLAFGEDDITGGDADLLALVRRADPASLPALMVACGSEDDLWPMQHSFLAAAGESGVEVTTSFGPGAHEWGYWDARIRDVIDWLPIRRS
- a CDS encoding DUF1844 domain-containing protein; its protein translation is MSAQDVPPTTTTTGPSAVTDAPAEDPTRDIADVPAVEIIGAAAVHLMSAAAVKCGLAPDADGVRGEDLKDLDEARKLITALAGLVTAGAPEIGDRHARPLRDGLRTLQLAFREASTFPDAPGEGPGEKWTGAVR
- a CDS encoding SseB family protein, whose amino-acid sequence is MPLSDFLPRTGEQRAPRELPPASPFAGDDGTCPPVLAAALALTGPERLEAVVRALAEVRLLVPVVAHEETPHDADVRERLTGHRERPRSEDGLDGVAAAAVAAVEAVEAVEAGSHAGDSCHDGDGDGERHASASLVTVRTPDGREALPVFSSVATLAAWRRDARPVPHLGTRTAMAAVDEAGGVLVLDAGSPDPVVVPRPAVWALARGEEWVPALRDPSVVEAVRQVVGAIDGVRRVGVVAGSRAEVKVELAVVGGLTREQIQVVAQQAAAALGESVVVAERVDSLELALTTA
- a CDS encoding VOC family protein codes for the protein MLHTVLDAGDVRGLAEFYRELLGLTYRDGDEPPTTGEDTADWLVLVDPGGHTRLAFQEATPLPRSTWPSQEIPQQVHLDLTVPDRAALDRQHERALALGAELLVDRTDDPDEPLYVYTDPAGHPFCIFVG
- the rpmI gene encoding 50S ribosomal protein L35, encoding MPKNKTHSGAKKRFRVTGSGKIMRERTGARHLMEHKTSTRRRRLNSDTSVSPADLPKIKKLLGR
- a CDS encoding TrmH family RNA methyltransferase, with the protein product MPYSAALANPASDKVASLRRLTTRQGRERAGEFVVEGPQAVREIVGHSWHDVKDVYLTDAAAQRWPEIVEVALGHGLHLHSTTPEVMERLSGDAQGVLAVARPTVLGPDDLARTLASARLVAVCEEVRDPGNLGTIIRAADAAGADVVVLTAGSVELRSPKVVRSSAGSLFHLPVVTGVELGDAVATLRSAGLTILAADGGGEHDVETSPLLERPTAWIFGTEAQGLSGRARDLADAVVSVPLRGRAESLNVAMAATVCLYASSRAHAGAAPTGS
- the infC gene encoding translation initiation factor IF-3, whose protein sequence is MPEVRLVGPNGEQVGIVRVEDALRLAEEADLDLVEVAPDARPPVCKLMDYGKFKYEAAMKARDARRNQANTVLKEIRFRLKIDPHDYGTKKGHVERFLAAGDKVKVMIMFRGREQSRPEMGMRLLQRLADDVSELGVVESTPRLDGRNMTMVIGPTKKKAEARDEVRRERSRSEAPKRAEAAPTEQVEAPSAPVQAEPEVVEAEVAAVESAPVESASVAVAEPEQVEAPAETPAPVETSAPVEQPAAPKPATASKPAAAPKPAAAKPAAAAPKPAAAPKPAAAAPKPAAAAPKPTAAAKPAAAPKPRAAAPKPGAAPRPGPKPGA